One Gordonia mangrovi genomic region harbors:
- a CDS encoding threonine/serine exporter family protein, translated as MREYIGRALGWLNPVRLIEDRPATIDTIEPGSIMVSPRRPIDRFDVAAITEVLDLATKIGAVLLDSGTAAIDTQQQIAFVCGVYGLEDVDVDVTYNTIVVSARRGATLPPITTMEQVYYRSMDFTRLAQIDRLVRRIRDMAITPSSAHRMVDEIITAPHPYPHRVATAAWGLMAAGVSVLLGGAELGALLAFVTTVVIVVVNRRLNRIGTPVFFQQLVGGFIAVVPAAAAFGIVQNLNLSIDLMPSFVIAAGIVVLLSGLSLVGSVQDAITGAPITGVARFFELLLMTGGLIGGVGIAISLLEHAGIYLPTITPQTTFPAVELPVRILAGAVAAFAFALASYAEKRALPVAFMGGAIGAAVVASASFVAALGDVLANGVAAALVGLVGGLLARRALTPPLVVAIAGITPLLPGLAVYRALYGLLGDQTLDGITWMMNALGIGAALAAGVTLGEFIARSLRRPQMPVRPAWMGMLRRNRLQGYRRR; from the coding sequence GTGCGCGAGTATATCGGCCGTGCGTTGGGATGGTTGAACCCCGTCCGGCTGATCGAGGACCGTCCGGCGACGATCGACACGATCGAGCCGGGCAGCATCATGGTCTCGCCGCGCAGGCCGATCGACCGGTTCGATGTCGCGGCGATCACCGAGGTGCTCGATCTCGCCACCAAGATCGGTGCGGTCCTACTGGATTCGGGTACTGCGGCGATCGACACGCAACAACAGATCGCCTTCGTCTGCGGTGTTTACGGCCTCGAAGACGTCGATGTCGACGTGACCTACAACACGATCGTGGTCAGCGCCCGCCGAGGGGCCACGTTGCCACCGATCACCACGATGGAGCAGGTCTACTACCGGTCGATGGACTTCACCCGGTTGGCCCAGATCGACCGGTTGGTGCGCCGTATCCGCGACATGGCGATCACGCCGTCCTCGGCGCACCGCATGGTCGACGAGATCATCACCGCACCGCACCCCTATCCGCACCGGGTCGCGACAGCCGCCTGGGGTCTCATGGCTGCGGGCGTCTCCGTGCTGCTCGGCGGCGCCGAACTCGGCGCTCTGCTCGCCTTCGTGACCACGGTCGTCATCGTGGTGGTGAACCGACGCCTCAATCGGATCGGCACCCCGGTGTTCTTCCAACAGCTCGTCGGCGGTTTCATCGCGGTGGTCCCGGCCGCCGCCGCATTCGGCATCGTCCAGAATCTCAACCTGTCGATCGATCTGATGCCGTCGTTCGTCATCGCCGCGGGCATCGTGGTGTTGCTGTCCGGGTTGTCGCTGGTCGGCTCGGTCCAGGACGCGATCACCGGTGCGCCGATCACGGGTGTCGCGCGTTTTTTCGAGTTGCTGTTGATGACCGGTGGGCTCATCGGCGGTGTCGGTATCGCGATCAGCCTGCTGGAGCATGCCGGGATCTATCTCCCGACGATTACGCCGCAGACCACTTTCCCCGCTGTCGAACTCCCCGTGCGAATCCTCGCCGGCGCGGTCGCCGCGTTCGCGTTCGCATTGGCCAGCTACGCGGAGAAGCGGGCGCTCCCGGTGGCGTTCATGGGTGGTGCGATCGGTGCGGCTGTCGTGGCATCGGCCAGCTTCGTGGCCGCGTTGGGCGACGTGCTCGCCAACGGTGTCGCGGCGGCGCTGGTCGGTCTCGTCGGCGGTCTGCTGGCCCGCCGCGCACTGACCCCGCCGCTGGTCGTCGCCATTGCCGGCATCACGCCACTGCTGCCCGGTCTCGCGGTCTATCGCGCCCTCTACGGTTTGCTGGGCGATCAGACCCTCGACGGCATCACCTGGATGATGAACGCCCTCGGCATCGGCGCCGCACTCGCGGCGGGGGTGACCCTCGGCGAGTTCATCGCCCGCTCGTTGCGTCGTCCGCAGATGCCCGTACGTCCCGCCTGGATGGGGATGCTGCGGCGCAACCGGCTGCAGGGATACCGTCGCCGGTGA
- a CDS encoding formylglycine-generating enzyme family protein, with protein sequence MGSDRHYPEERPAHDRVVEPFAIERHPVTTRQFADFVAATGYVTVAEEAVDPADFPDADPAALVPGSVVFTPTAGPVDLGDWRLWWRWQPGASWRRPTGADDLTTARADHPVVHIAYRDAVAYAEWVGRRLPTEAEWEFAARGGLDGQEYAWPGDELRPDGRDMANTWKGRFPYRNDGWGTTSPVGTYPPNGYGLLDMIGNVWERCSDVWVPRHPVSDAGAVDAEGRPNLLAPTTSPQVMRVTKGGSHLCAPEYCRRYRPAARSAQSDDSATSHLGFRCVV encoded by the coding sequence ATGGGTTCCGACCGACACTATCCCGAGGAGCGACCGGCGCACGACCGCGTCGTGGAGCCGTTCGCCATCGAACGTCATCCGGTGACCACCAGGCAGTTCGCCGATTTCGTGGCGGCGACCGGCTACGTCACCGTCGCTGAGGAAGCGGTGGACCCCGCCGACTTCCCCGATGCCGACCCCGCTGCGCTCGTTCCGGGTTCCGTGGTGTTCACGCCGACGGCGGGGCCGGTGGATCTGGGCGACTGGCGACTGTGGTGGCGCTGGCAGCCCGGCGCGAGCTGGCGCCGACCGACCGGCGCCGACGATCTGACCACGGCACGCGCCGATCACCCGGTGGTGCACATCGCCTATCGGGACGCTGTGGCCTACGCCGAGTGGGTGGGCCGTCGGCTGCCCACCGAAGCCGAATGGGAGTTCGCGGCGCGCGGCGGTCTCGACGGGCAGGAGTACGCCTGGCCCGGCGACGAGCTGCGGCCCGACGGGCGCGACATGGCGAACACCTGGAAGGGCAGGTTTCCGTACCGCAACGACGGCTGGGGAACGACGTCGCCGGTCGGTACGTACCCGCCCAACGGGTACGGCCTGCTCGACATGATCGGCAACGTGTGGGAGCGATGCTCGGACGTGTGGGTACCGCGGCACCCGGTGTCCGACGCCGGAGCCGTCGATGCCGAGGGTCGCCCGAACCTCCTTGCGCCCACCACGTCGCCGCAGGTCATGCGAGTCACCAAGGGCGGATCACATCTGTGTGCACCGGAGTACTGCCGCCGCTATCGGCCGGCCGCGAGATCGGCGCAGTCCGACGACTCGGCGACGTCGCATCTGGGTTTTCGATGCGTGGTGTGA